In Aestuariibaculum lutulentum, one DNA window encodes the following:
- a CDS encoding exo-alpha-sialidase: MNTKIKITRPNCFKRFKAVILVVGVFFGGFQVVFGQTGSVYEPVRYVGGIHIDRFTHEGGLRYAIGVENIQTMRANRTHPEWSDGFGWTYNHASNLAYWNGQFFQQYLSGESDEHVPPVQTLLITSKNGKEWSFPQVIFPPYQAPEGVALQEGATGYMMHQRMGFYVAPNGRFLTLAFYGHSENPFRENGIGRVVREIYKDGSFGPIYFIRYDSQTKWNETNTSYPFYKTSKDKGFIKACEALLSNKLQTLQWFEEDNGDDGFYSFNKGEQAFSWYHRKDGKVVGLWKKSYVALSDDEGETFSNPVKAKTLIMSGGKVWGQQTDDGKYAMSYNPIDQTQYRFPMALATSDDGIVYDNLLLVQGEVPPRRFFGRWKDFGPCYMRGITEGNGNPPGDDMWMTYSMNKEDIWMSRIPVPVKYVVEEDIHDDFENMKEGGHIIDWNTYSPKWAQVSLVKENSGNQCLLLIDEDYYDYSRAIRVFKEGTQVSASFKLKLESVDTTQFDIDITDRYGNRPVQISIDKNGVLNASKGSNMKSILKLDLRKWYNIKIVMNTAGLGSYSLFVNEEQILTEASTVMAVKSVERISFRTGAYRDIPNRETPNEVKYPPLENADEKQNKSMYLIDDVFISSELE, translated from the coding sequence ATGAACACTAAAATAAAAATCACTCGCCCTAATTGTTTTAAACGTTTTAAAGCAGTAATCCTAGTAGTTGGGGTGTTTTTTGGAGGATTTCAAGTTGTATTTGGTCAAACGGGAAGTGTCTATGAACCTGTTCGTTATGTTGGAGGGATACATATAGATCGTTTTACACATGAAGGCGGTTTACGATATGCTATTGGCGTAGAAAATATTCAAACCATGAGAGCGAACAGAACGCATCCTGAATGGAGTGATGGTTTTGGATGGACCTATAATCACGCTTCAAATTTAGCGTATTGGAATGGGCAGTTTTTTCAGCAATATTTAAGTGGAGAATCAGATGAACATGTTCCTCCGGTTCAAACACTATTAATAACATCGAAGAATGGAAAAGAATGGAGTTTTCCTCAAGTTATTTTTCCACCATATCAAGCGCCTGAAGGTGTGGCATTGCAAGAAGGAGCAACTGGGTATATGATGCATCAGCGTATGGGTTTTTATGTGGCGCCAAACGGACGGTTTTTAACCCTCGCTTTTTATGGGCATTCCGAAAATCCGTTTAGAGAAAATGGGATTGGTAGGGTTGTTAGAGAAATATATAAAGACGGTAGCTTCGGACCAATTTATTTCATTCGTTATGATAGTCAGACAAAATGGAATGAAACCAATACGTCTTATCCATTTTATAAAACCTCTAAAGACAAAGGTTTTATTAAGGCTTGTGAGGCACTACTTAGCAATAAGTTACAAACCTTGCAATGGTTTGAAGAAGATAATGGTGATGATGGTTTTTATTCATTTAACAAAGGGGAGCAAGCGTTTTCATGGTATCATAGAAAAGATGGTAAGGTTGTAGGGCTATGGAAAAAGTCTTATGTAGCCTTGTCTGATGATGAGGGAGAAACTTTTTCAAATCCCGTTAAGGCAAAAACCTTAATTATGTCTGGAGGAAAAGTATGGGGGCAGCAAACTGATGACGGAAAATATGCGATGTCTTATAATCCTATAGACCAAACACAATATCGTTTCCCGATGGCTTTGGCAACCAGTGATGATGGAATTGTTTATGATAACTTATTGTTAGTGCAGGGCGAAGTGCCACCGCGTCGTTTTTTTGGCAGATGGAAGGATTTCGGACCGTGCTATATGCGTGGAATTACAGAAGGAAATGGAAATCCACCTGGCGATGACATGTGGATGACTTATAGTATGAACAAGGAGGATATTTGGATGTCTCGTATACCAGTTCCTGTTAAATATGTAGTAGAAGAAGACATCCATGATGATTTTGAAAATATGAAAGAGGGAGGGCACATTATAGATTGGAATACATATTCACCAAAATGGGCTCAGGTAAGTTTGGTGAAGGAAAATAGTGGTAATCAATGCTTACTACTGATTGATGAAGATTATTACGATTATAGTCGTGCTATTCGGGTTTTTAAAGAAGGAACTCAGGTAAGCGCAAGTTTTAAACTGAAATTGGAAAGTGTTGACACGACACAGTTTGATATTGATATTACAGATCGATATGGCAATCGACCGGTTCAAATATCTATAGATAAAAACGGAGTTTTAAATGCTTCTAAAGGCTCTAACATGAAGTCTATATTGAAGTTGGACCTAAGGAAATGGTACAATATAAAAATAGTGATGAACACGGCTGGATTAGGAAGCTATTCGTTGTTTGTTAATGAGGAACAGATTTTAACGGAAGCTTCCACTGTTATGGCGGTTAAATCTGTAGAAAGAATATCTTTTAGAACTGGAGCATATAGAGACATTCCTAATAGAGAAACACCTAACGAAGTGAAATATCCTCCGCTTGAAAATGCAGATGAGAAACAAAATAAATCTATGTATTTAATTGACGATGTGTTCATCTCATCCGAATTGGAATAA
- the fucP gene encoding L-fucose:H+ symporter permease, which produces MSEIKHVPVVEKKMLVPFILVTSLFALWGFANAVTDPMVQAFKKVLELSNSQAAWVQMAFYGGYFCMALPAAIFMRKFSYKVGILIGLALYATGALLFYPAAITEKFWFFCLGLYILTFGLAFLETAANPYALAMGAKETATQRLNLAQAFNPVGLIIGLLVAQQFVLKNLQSDDIADFSVLDEASKLLIRTSDLMVIRNPYVVLGLVISAVFVLFLVSKMPQSKDEGNTPKIGETFGILAKNKKYILGVLAQILYVGAQIMCWTYIYQYAEAIGVDSVTAGYYQMAAFILFTVGRAVGTYMLRFVSSGKLLMSFALLAALCVLGAIVIKGSVGLYFLVMISFFMSLMFPTIYGIALGDLTEEESKIGSAGLVMAIVGGALLPKLQGDIIDLGGHGVADTTVLGVSEINFSFVLPLICFCFIAWYGAHVYKKHE; this is translated from the coding sequence ATGAGTGAAATTAAACACGTTCCTGTGGTTGAGAAAAAAATGCTCGTACCATTTATTCTAGTCACTTCCCTTTTTGCTTTATGGGGTTTTGCAAATGCCGTAACCGACCCCATGGTGCAAGCTTTCAAAAAAGTATTAGAACTATCTAACTCGCAAGCCGCCTGGGTTCAAATGGCATTTTACGGTGGTTATTTTTGTATGGCGCTTCCAGCGGCCATTTTTATGAGAAAGTTCTCTTATAAAGTTGGAATTTTAATTGGATTGGCTCTTTATGCGACCGGCGCTTTATTATTTTATCCAGCTGCAATTACCGAAAAGTTTTGGTTTTTCTGTTTGGGTCTTTATATTTTAACCTTCGGATTAGCCTTTTTAGAAACCGCAGCCAACCCTTATGCCTTAGCTATGGGCGCTAAAGAAACAGCTACACAACGTTTGAATCTTGCACAGGCCTTCAATCCTGTTGGATTAATTATTGGGTTATTAGTCGCTCAACAATTCGTGTTAAAAAATTTACAATCAGATGACATTGCTGACTTTAGTGTTTTAGATGAAGCTTCTAAACTATTAATAAGAACCTCAGATTTAATGGTGATTCGCAACCCTTATGTGGTTTTAGGTTTAGTTATTTCTGCTGTATTCGTGTTATTTTTAGTTAGTAAAATGCCACAATCAAAAGATGAGGGAAATACTCCAAAAATTGGAGAAACCTTTGGGATTTTGGCTAAAAACAAAAAATACATTCTAGGAGTTTTAGCTCAAATTTTATATGTAGGTGCTCAGATTATGTGCTGGACCTATATTTATCAATATGCGGAGGCTATTGGTGTCGATAGCGTCACAGCCGGATATTATCAGATGGCAGCATTTATACTGTTTACTGTTGGAAGAGCTGTTGGAACATACATGTTACGTTTTGTTAGCTCTGGTAAACTTTTAATGTCTTTTGCCTTATTGGCCGCTTTATGTGTTTTAGGAGCAATTGTTATAAAAGGTTCTGTTGGACTTTATTTCCTTGTTATGATTTCATTTTTTATGTCTTTAATGTTCCCTACAATTTACGGAATTGCATTAGGTGATTTAACCGAGGAAGAATCAAAAATTGGGTCAGCGGGACTAGTTATGGCTATTGTAGGTGGTGCTTTATTACCAAAACTTCAAGGTGATATTATTGATCTTGGCGGACATGGTGTTGCCGACACAACAGTTTTAGGCGTTTCAGAAATCAACTTTTCGTTTGTCTTACCGCTTATTTGCTTTTGTTTTATAGCCTGGTATGGTGCTCATGTTTATAAAAAGCATGAATAA
- a CDS encoding L,D-transpeptidase: MKLFKAFLIVFTWLLSNSLLAQNTKVYSRDKEQIYPEYIQVDRNILVENYFQFMDSLVTVYDSITSYTLTEHLLVRNNPWIIDTLQNTDYYRMKARDSFVYNQKKMIVIPKGNRIRLPDSHSADSLNNVFNHTQIDINIPEFKLRIFHDAVKMYEFPIRVGRNEKKFLEMSGREEDLRTKTGTGSIVGYNKDPRYANPANNHDYTVTRRDDKKITLVPQIPFIETELNGIRYGQMIHPTTNPETLGKAYSNGCIGTKEADAWVIYYYAPVNAKVTIRYDLRVLNENGDIVILKDIYGYQ, translated from the coding sequence ATGAAACTTTTTAAAGCATTTTTGATTGTTTTTACTTGGCTTTTATCGAATTCACTATTAGCTCAGAATACAAAGGTTTATTCAAGAGATAAAGAGCAAATTTACCCCGAATATATTCAGGTAGATCGAAATATTCTGGTTGAGAATTATTTTCAATTTATGGATTCTCTTGTCACAGTATATGATTCCATAACATCTTATACTTTAACAGAGCATCTTTTGGTTAGAAATAATCCTTGGATTATTGATACACTTCAAAATACCGATTATTACCGAATGAAAGCTAGAGATTCCTTTGTGTACAATCAAAAAAAGATGATTGTAATTCCAAAAGGAAATAGAATTAGGCTACCTGATTCACATTCGGCAGATTCCCTTAATAATGTATTTAATCACACTCAAATAGATATCAATATCCCTGAATTTAAACTTCGTATTTTTCACGATGCTGTTAAGATGTATGAGTTTCCTATTCGGGTAGGACGAAATGAAAAGAAGTTTCTTGAGATGTCTGGCAGGGAGGAGGATTTAAGAACTAAAACCGGAACGGGAAGTATTGTAGGTTATAATAAAGATCCGAGATATGCAAATCCTGCTAATAATCATGATTATACTGTAACCAGACGAGATGATAAAAAAATCACTTTGGTTCCACAAATTCCGTTTATAGAAACCGAGCTAAATGGTATTAGATACGGACAAATGATTCATCCGACGACCAATCCTGAGACTTTAGGGAAAGCATATTCTAATGGATGTATCGGTACTAAAGAGGCTGATGCCTGGGTGATTTATTATTATGCACCTGTCAATGCTAAAGTAACAATTAGATATGATTTGAGGGTTCTTAATGAGAATGGAGATATTGTAATTTTAAAAGATATTTATGGGTATCAATAA